AAAAAACATGCCGCCCCCGGGGCGAATTCCGGCCATTATGGCCGACAGAGATGGAGTATCTAGATGAGTGGTATTGACCTCAACGATATCAAGCGCCGCATGGATGGCGCCATCAATGCGTTCAAGAGCGATATAGCATCGCTGCGCACCGGTCGTGCTTCGGCCAACATTCTCGACCCGGTGACCATCGAGGCCTATGGCTCGCGTGTGCCGCTCAACCAGGTGGCAAACATCACCGTTCCCGAGCCGCGCATGCTTGGCGTCAACATCTGGGACAAGTCGATGGTCAATGCCGTCGACCGCGCCATTCGCGAATCCAATCTCGGCCTGAACCCGATCGTCGACGGCCAGAACCTGCGAATTCCGCTGCCTGAACTCAACGAAGAGCGCCGCAAATCGCTCGTCAAGGTGGCTCACGACTATGCCGAAAAAGCCAAGGTGGCGATTCGCCATGTGCGCCGCGACGGCATGGATGGCCTGAAAAAAGCCGAAAAGGACGGTGACATCGGTCAGGACGAAAGCCGCGGACAGTCCGAAAAGGTCCAGAAAATGACCGACGACACGATTTCCGAGATTGAACGCTTGCTTGGCGAGAAGGAAAGGGAAATCATGCAGGTCTAA
The Agrobacterium cucumeris DNA segment above includes these coding regions:
- the frr gene encoding ribosome recycling factor — encoded protein: MSGIDLNDIKRRMDGAINAFKSDIASLRTGRASANILDPVTIEAYGSRVPLNQVANITVPEPRMLGVNIWDKSMVNAVDRAIRESNLGLNPIVDGQNLRIPLPELNEERRKSLVKVAHDYAEKAKVAIRHVRRDGMDGLKKAEKDGDIGQDESRGQSEKVQKMTDDTISEIERLLGEKEREIMQV